The DNA region ACCCATGGGGGTCGGAACCGCGCCCAGGCTTTGGAAAAACGCAAGATGGACTTCGTTTTCCATGACACGGATTTTCAGGCCTTTGACATCAGCGGGCGTAACAATTTCATGTTTGTCGTTTGAAAGCTCGCGCCATCCTGTTTCCCACCAAGCCGCGCCGACCAGGCCCAGCGAATCGAGCCCCTCAAGCAACCCGGTCCCGATCGGTCCATCGAGCACTTCGTATGCCTTTTCCTTGCTGGCAAACAGATAGGGCAGGTCAAAAAGGCCGTATTGCGGATCAAAATTGGACATCGGGCCGGTTGTGGTTGGCGTGCACTCAATTGTCCCAGCCATCAGGCCCTCTACCAGCTGGCGCTCACTGCCCAGCTGGGAAGCAGGATAAAGCTGAACCTCAATACGGCCGCCCGAACGCTCCTCCACCAGTTCTTTCAATTTGTTGCTCGCAAGGTCGATCGGGTGGCCTGGATTCGTGCCGTAACCGACCTTCATAATATATTCCGCTTTACCGGATGCCTCTGGAGCAGAGGCATCCGGCTGAGCCGCCGATGAGGCGGGCTGTTCCGCGGGAGTGCTACTCTGGGCAGGAGCCGACTGTCCACACGCGCCAAGGCTCAGCGCTATACTCAATGCCAAAACCAGTGCTAAAATCTTTCTCATAAAAATTCCCTCCACTTTCTTATCATTCATTTCTTCGGCCGGTCGCCGTTCTAAAACTGTTTTGCGTGGTAAAAATTCGACATCGCTTCACAAGCTGCACGCCATCTGGTATATTCCGTAAGATAGGACCCATCGGCATGTATCAGCCGAGTCAGTTTGTTTTTCGGCTGAACCTGAATGCCCACGCCTTCCCCCGCGGAAATAACCGATCCGGTCGAGCAGAGGTAATCGGCATCCTCCAAAATTGCCAGATCGCTCTGCACGCTTCCGGCAATCACCTCAAGCACCCCTTTGGAATGCGTCCCTCCACCCGCCAGCACAAGTGGGTCGCCGTTATTATTAAAGGGGTTCAGACAGTGAACCATTGCGGCCATCGTAAAGGCAACCGCCTTCTGCGCCGCACAGGAAATCTGCTCACGGGAGGTATCCGCCATCAGGCCCAGCAGAACGCCTTTCAGATCCGAGGACCAGTATGGCATCCGTTCGCCATAAATCCATGGAACCAGCATCAGATCCCCGGTTTCACAAAGCTGGTCAATCGTATCGAAGCCCAGCCTGTTTGCCCAGTGAAATACTGTGCAGCTGTTCGAAGAAATCCCTCCCACGATACTGGTTTGCGGATCCACCGCATAGATCCACATTTTGTCCGCTTGGGAAAGGTCCGGACTTTCCGTAAATACCCGGCATGCCATGGAGGTGCCGATATTCCCACAGAAGTTGCTGACATCCCTGCAGGCATAGCTCGCCGACGGACCG from Anaerotruncus rubiinfantis includes:
- a CDS encoding FGGY family carbohydrate kinase, with translation MKEGRLVGLDIGTSGLKITLADDSGRITDHLKYKYELVEWAPGVVPLTFYFGIVQKVLSSLAQKYFLISISVSTQMYSICRWTKDGIAVLQWNCIWPRAREESDFAKTLFQSGCPADTLYGGYKLLSTPPGERKDFLTYGLKEALIELLTGELATDYTTASASGLFKLADMDWNREILEQNGFDPARLARVCRHNQPVGNLRGEAFAGADANTLVVPGLGDGPSASYACRDVSNFCGNIGTSMACRVFTESPDLSQADKMWIYAVDPQTSIVGGISSNSCTVFHWANRLGFDTIDQLCETGDLMLVPWIYGERMPYWSSDLKGVLLGLMADTSREQISCAAQKAVAFTMAAMVHCLNPFNNNGDPLVLAGGGTHSKGVLEVIAGSVQSDLAILEDADYLCSTGSVISAGEGVGIQVQPKNKLTRLIHADGSYLTEYTRWRAACEAMSNFYHAKQF
- a CDS encoding DctP family TRAP transporter solute-binding subunit; the encoded protein is MRKILALVLALSIALSLGACGQSAPAQSSTPAEQPASSAAQPDASAPEASGKAEYIMKVGYGTNPGHPIDLASNKLKELVEERSGGRIEVQLYPASQLGSERQLVEGLMAGTIECTPTTTGPMSNFDPQYGLFDLPYLFASKEKAYEVLDGPIGTGLLEGLDSLGLVGAAWWETGWRELSNDKHEIVTPADVKGLKIRVMENEVHLAFFQSLGAVPTPMGFGEIYMAAKTKTIDGQDNPTSIFTVNNFFEVQKYLTINDYVYSPVVVLFSKQWFDTLPEDLQKICSDTAYELREYQRQAVSDLDEEYLQTCKDNGVQITVLTEEQKKPWQEAAQAIYPQFADKIGKELLDSVINA